The Saccopteryx leptura isolate mSacLep1 chromosome 2, mSacLep1_pri_phased_curated, whole genome shotgun sequence genome has a window encoding:
- the OPN1SW gene encoding short-wave-sensitive opsin 1 yields MSKMTEEEEFYLFKNISSVGPWDGPQYHIAPVWAFHLQAAFMGFVFFAGTPLNATVLVATLRYKKLRQPLNYILVNVSLGGFLFCIFSVFTVFVASCRGYFIFGRHVCALEAFLGSTAGLVTGWSLAFLAFERYIVICKPFGGFRFSSKHALMVVLATWAIGIGVSIPPFFGWSRFIPEGLQCSCGPDWYTVGTKYHSEYYTWFLFIFCFVVPLSLICFSYSQLLGALRAVAAQQQESASTQKAEREVSRMIVVMVGSFCLCYVPYAALAMYMVNNRNHGLDLRLVTIPAFFSKSACVYNPIIYCFMNKQFRACIMEMVCGKSMTDESDMSSSQKTEVSTLSSSRVGPN; encoded by the exons ATGAGCAAAATGACAGAGGAGGAAGAGTTTTATCTATTCAAGAACATCTCCTCAGTGGGACCGTGGGATGGGCCGCAGTACCACATTGCCCCTGTCTGGGCCTTCCACCTCCAGGCAGCCTTCATGGGTTTTGTCTTCTTTGCAGGTACACCACTCAATGCCACAGTTCTGGTGGCCACACTGCGCTACAAAAAGTTGAGGCAGCCGCTCAACTATATTTTGGTCAATGTGTCCCTTGGGGGCTTCCTCTTCTGCATCTTCTCTGTCTTCACTGTCTTCGTTGCCAGTTGTCGGGGCTACTTCATCTTTGGCCGCCATGTTTGCGCTTTGGAGGCCTTCCTGGGCTCTACAGCAG GTCTGGTAACAGGCTGGTCACTGGCCTTCCTGGCATTTGAGCGCTACATTGTTATCTGTAAGCCCTTCGGCGGCTTCCGCTTCAGCTCCAAGCACGCACTGATGGTGGTCCTGGCCACCTGGGCCATTGGCATTGGCGTCTCCATCCCCCCCTTCTTTGGATGGAGCCG GTTCATCCCCGAGGGCCTGCAATGTTCCTGTGGTCCCGACTGGTACACTGTGGGCACCAAATATCACAGCGAGTACTATACCTGGTTCCTCTTCATCTTCTGCTTCGTTGTGCCTCTCtccctcatctgcttctcctactCTCAGCTGCTGGGGGCTCTCCGAGCT GTTGCGGCCCAGCAGCAGGAGTCAGCTTCGACCCAGAAGGCTGAGCGGGAGGTGAGCCGCATGATCGTGGTCATGGTGGGATCCTTTTGTCTCTGTTACGTGCCCTATGCTGCCCTGGCCATGTACATGGTGAACAACCGCAACCATGGGCTAGACTTACGGCTTGTCACCATTCCTGCCTTCTTCTCCAAGAGCGCATGCGTCTACAATCCCATTATCTACTGCTTTATGAACAAGCAG TTCCGGGCTTGCATAATGGAGATGGTGTGTGGGAAGTCCATGACAGATGAGTCTGACATGTCCAGCTCCCAGAAAACGGAGGTTTCTACTCTCTCTTCTAGCCGAGTTGGCCCCAACTAA
- the CCDC136 gene encoding coiled-coil domain-containing protein 136 isoform X7: protein MEAGAGAGEGAASWSCPGPGPTVTTLGSYEVSEGCERKKGQRWGSLERRGMQAMEGEVLLPALYEEEEEEEEEEEEVEEEVEEEEEQVQKSGSVGSLSLGKHRGLSLTETELEELRAQVLQLVAELEETRELAGQHEDDSLELQGLLEDERLASAQQAEVFTKQIQQLQGELRSLREEISLLEREKENELKDIERELHLAQTEIHNLRRAAEDSATEHDSDIASLQEDLYRMQNELDDMERVRGEYEMEITALRAEMEMKTSDPSNSYSLSDFSEMQEELQQLRERYRFLNEEYRALQESNSSLTGQLADLESERTRRATEKWLESQTLKSMMSVESQTSEMDFLEPDPETHLLRQKLLGAEEQVYDMQNKCKELCCELQELRSHRQASEEEHRRLQRELKCAQNEVLRFQTSHHAAQPSPAPHPPIFSLPLVGLVVISALLWCWWAETSS, encoded by the exons ATGGAGGCGGGTGCCGGGGCCGGCGAGGGCGCCGCGAGCTGGAGCTGCCCCGGCCCAG GTCCCACAGTGACCACTTTAGGCTCCTACGAGGTGTCTGAGGGATGTGAGAGGAAGAAAGGCCAACGCTGGGGGTCCCTGGAACGGCGGGGGATGCAAGCTATGGAGG GGGAAGTGTTACTTCCAGCTCTctatgaggaagaggaggaagaggaagaggaggaagaagaggtggaagaagaggtggaggaggaggaggagcaagtgCAGAAAAGTGGCAGTGTGGGCTCCCTGTCGTTGGGCAAGCACCGGGGACTGAGCCTCACAGAGACAGAGCTGGAGGAGCTGCGGGCTCAGGTGCTACAgctggtggcagagctggaagagaCCCGGGAACTGGCAGGGCAGCATGAGGACGACTCCCTGGAGCTGCAGG GGCTCCTGGAGGATGAGCGGCTGGCCAGCGCCCAGCAGGCAGAGGTGTTCACCAAGCAGATCCAGCAGCTCCAAG GTGAACTGCGGTCTCTACGAGAGGAGATTTCTCTATTAGAGcgtgagaaagaaaatgaactcaaGGATATAGAACGGGAGCTGCATTTGGCCCAGACAGAGATCCACAATCTGCGACGCGCAGCAGAGGATTCAGCGACGGAACATGACAGTGACATAGCGTCCCTGCAGGAGGACCTCTACCGGATGCAAAATGAACTTGATGACATGGAGCGTGTTCGGGGAGAGTATGAGATGGAGATCACTGCCCTCCGTgcagaaatggaaatgaagacCTCTGACCCGTCCAATAGCTATAGCCTCTCAGATTTCTCTGAGATGCAAG AAGAATTGCAGCAACTGCGGGAACGCTACCGCTTCCTGAACGAGGAGTACCGGGCCCTGCAGGAGAGCAACAGCAGCCTCACAGGGCAGCTCGCAGACCTGGAGAGTGAGAG GACACGAAGAGCAACAGAAAAGTGGCTGGAGTCCCAAACACTAAAGAGTATGATGTCAGTAGAGTCTCAGACTTCAGAAATGGATTTCCTAGAGCCTGATCCAGAAACCCATTTGTTGCGACAGAAGCTGCTGGGAGCCGAGGAACAGGTGTATGACATGCAGAACAAG TGTAAGGAATTGTGCTGTGAGTTGCAAGAGCTGCGGAGTCACCGCCAGGCCAGCGAGGAGGAGCACAGGCGGCTGCAGCGGGAGCTCAAGTGCGCGCAGAATGAGGTGCTCCGCTTCCAGACTTCCCACCATGCTGCCCAG